GGTATAGGTTTCAAGTATCGAGGAGGAGGTGGGCGGAGCCGGAGGATGGGGAAAAAGGGGGGCGATGGGGAAGAAATGCATTTTATCCCCATTTGGGGATTTTTGAGGTTAAGGCTTTGATTCACAAGTGATTAGGATGGGGGTTTCATGGGGATCTGTTTCCCCATGGGGAAGGGTGTGGGGAAAAGGACGGCCGGGGTGCTCCCATCGCGATGGAATGATGGATCGAGGTAATTCGATGCATATGATTAAATAATATTATATAGATAGGCTATTTTGCAAGTGAGATGGGGAATGCCGGGGCGCGGCGGGATTTCTGCCGGGAGAATTCAGGCCCGGTCTTGCTGAGGGGCGTAGTGTAAGCATGTCCACTCTCCGCACTGTATCCCTGGCCGTGATGGGCCTGTTTTTCATCGCGGCGGGGGTGAACCATTTTTTGAATCCGCAGGTGTATGTGAGCATGATGCCGCCGTATCTGCCGTATCCGGAGACGCTGAACTACATCAGCGGGGCGGCGGAGGTGGCGGGGGGTATCGGGATTTGGATTCCGCGTCTGCGCTGGCTAGCAGCCTGGGGGTTGATCGCTCTGCTGGTGGCGGTTTTCCCGGCGAATGTGCAGATGGCGATGGATGGCTTGCCAGGGCATGATATTCCGACTTGGGTCCTGCTGGGGCGGCTGCCTTTGCAGTTGGTATTCATCGCCTGGGTATATTGGACTTGTCTGGCCAAGAGAGCGCGGGGTGCGACGAAGCGATCCTTTTAGTGAGAATGGTGTCATTGAAGAGGACGAGGGTTTTTCTCAATGGGCAATGGGGAGAAAGGGCTTGCCGACTTGAGGCGTTCTTTTTTACAATCATTTCACCCCATGAAATTTCTTATAAAGCAGGCCCGAATGATCCTGCTGCTGGTGTTCTTTTTCGGGTATCTGGAAGGCGATGGGCTATCAATGGAATGAAGACTCCAACCGCACCCTGCCCAACCCTTTAAACGTCCCCCGCACGGAACGGTCCATGAGCCTGACTGACATCGTGATTCAAAAT
This region of Prosthecobacter fusiformis genomic DNA includes:
- a CDS encoding DoxX family protein; the protein is MSTLRTVSLAVMGLFFIAAGVNHFLNPQVYVSMMPPYLPYPETLNYISGAAEVAGGIGIWIPRLRWLAAWGLIALLVAVFPANVQMAMDGLPGHDIPTWVLLGRLPLQLVFIAWVYWTCLAKRARGATKRSF